One Candidatus Cloacimonadota bacterium genomic window, TGTAAATTCCGTGATAGCGATAGGTTCCATGCTTCTACCCTCTTTCCGGATTTCAGATAAAAGCCAGTTGCGAATCTCACTAACAAACTTCGGTGGATCACATATAACCTTCACTGATCCAGAGAGAATCGCCTTCCAAGCATTGAATTTGGCATCCGTCTTTTCCGTAACCACTATCAGGCTTTGGATGTCTGAAGGAGAATTGAAGTAATCCGCAACCACTTCGAGTTCTTTCTTCAACATCATCTCGGCATTCTTTATGATCACCAGTTTGGAACTGGAAAAGATGGTGAAGGTATCAAGGTATTCGCCTAAATCGGTGGCTTTCACTTCATCGCCATAGACTGTACTAACATCGATTTCACTTTTCTTTTTCAAAGAGTGCTTAATCTGGCTGATCACTCTATCGATGAGATAGGGATCACTGCCCACCAGCAGATAGTTTGTGCCCAGCTTCACTTTGGAAGCATCAAAAGCAAGAGCGCTATTATCGGGCTTTTCCATTATCCTATCAGTAAGAGAGTAATGGATATTGCGGAGACCAACCACACATAAAAGGCAAAATACTTCAGTGAACCAGATTGGATAAGGCGAATAAGAAATGCTATCACCAAGTATCCGCTGATAAATGAAACCACGAAACCGGTAATATAGAGGTGCAGAATCGACATATCCAGGGCCATGAGCGATCCCATTTCACTGATGTTTGCAGCCAGGATGGCAGGAATGGATAACATAAAAGAAAAGTATGCAGCATCCTTGCGTTTCACTCCGCAAAATAGTGCAGCGGTGATAGTTGTACCGGAGCGGCTGATACCGGGAATAATGGCAATACCTTGC contains:
- the holA gene encoding DNA polymerase III subunit delta, translating into MEKPDNSALAFDASKVKLGTNYLLVGSDPYLIDRVISQIKHSLKKKSEIDVSTVYGDEVKATDLGEYLDTFTIFSSSKLVIIKNAEMMLKKELEVVADYFNSPSDIQSLIVVTEKTDAKFNAWKAILSGSVKVICDPPKFVSEIRNWLLSEIRKEGRSMEPIAITEFTNRVEMDYLSAANELAKLLLLVGDRKQITAKDLLTSLSGNRAGTQIDFFRAMGGRQVKSALESCALMLQTDVEPLQIFFSIYRFFMNLYRINLLRERHLSDTEIQQKHISDIYYSQRKEYLDFARKYSLNALEAIFGILLETDSLLKSSLADKNLQIELCIIQALNTK